A part of Streptomyces sp. DSM 40750 genomic DNA contains:
- the cdgB gene encoding diguanylate cyclase CdgB, which translates to METESEPYVRLTTLRQLHQVMADMNTARSLADTLQTVADGVVNGLGYELACVNLVRPDGDLVVAALAGNSAAEALITGRVGSRASWDRRLTMGESWGDLRFIPHTEGWVLDEDDVPQWYTDGPAPRFEDEWHPSDRLFAPMYTPGAGGASCGELLGVISVDRPRNGRRPGAWGREALQMYAFQAAIAISNARLRANMQRALVRLEREQQALRASEESFRQAFEYAPSGMAIAEMGGDQHGRILRTNDALCRLLGRPASAMRRYSFSDLVHPEDIGTLLRTSAEGGRAELRLGRRDGTYVWVSLRNSVVADAADGPRFLLTHVEDIEERKRRELQLAHRASHDALTGLPNSAELRSRLSARICQRPQSLPADAAADSMNAAFGEQGEYGVGEQAARLPHPSFDAYEAAGHVFDFHAAGGPYDAFDHHVHTVAPEGERDDGTKGLAVLFCDLDGFKSINDRFGHNAGDAVLIEVARRLSRGVRDGDTVARLGGDEFVVLADGLGRADAQDLAVRLRNEIIQPIRVDGRAMRVGASFGIGWAHCGMTADEVLKSADERMYVEKRSRPRQHRRAG; encoded by the coding sequence ATGGAAACCGAGTCGGAGCCTTACGTCCGTCTGACGACGCTGCGGCAGCTGCACCAGGTGATGGCGGACATGAACACCGCACGCAGCCTGGCCGACACGCTGCAGACCGTCGCCGACGGTGTGGTCAACGGCCTCGGGTACGAGCTGGCCTGCGTGAACCTCGTCCGCCCCGACGGCGACCTGGTCGTCGCCGCCCTCGCCGGGAACTCCGCGGCCGAGGCCCTGATCACCGGCCGCGTCGGCTCCCGCGCCTCCTGGGACCGTCGGCTGACCATGGGCGAGTCCTGGGGTGACCTGCGGTTCATACCGCACACCGAGGGCTGGGTCCTGGACGAGGACGACGTGCCGCAGTGGTACACCGACGGGCCCGCGCCCCGCTTCGAGGACGAGTGGCATCCCTCTGACCGGCTCTTCGCGCCCATGTACACACCGGGCGCCGGTGGCGCCTCCTGCGGTGAGCTGCTGGGTGTCATTTCCGTGGACCGGCCGCGAAACGGTCGGCGACCGGGCGCATGGGGACGGGAAGCGCTCCAGATGTACGCCTTCCAGGCCGCCATCGCGATCAGTAACGCGCGCCTTCGCGCAAACATGCAACGTGCACTGGTCAGGCTCGAAAGGGAGCAGCAGGCGCTGCGCGCCAGCGAGGAATCCTTCCGCCAGGCCTTCGAGTACGCCCCCTCCGGCATGGCCATCGCCGAGATGGGCGGTGATCAGCACGGTCGGATCCTCCGGACCAACGACGCGCTGTGCCGGCTGCTGGGGCGGCCCGCCTCCGCCATGCGGCGCTATTCGTTCTCCGATCTTGTCCACCCCGAGGACATAGGCACCCTCCTGCGGACCTCCGCCGAGGGCGGGCGCGCGGAGCTGCGGCTGGGGCGGCGCGACGGGACGTACGTGTGGGTGTCGCTGCGCAACAGCGTGGTCGCGGACGCCGCCGACGGGCCCCGCTTTCTGCTCACCCACGTCGAGGACATCGAGGAGCGCAAGCGGCGCGAGCTCCAGCTCGCGCACCGGGCCTCGCACGACGCGCTCACCGGGCTGCCGAACTCCGCCGAGCTGCGCTCGCGCCTCTCCGCCCGGATCTGCCAGCGCCCCCAGTCCCTCCCGGCCGACGCGGCCGCCGACTCGATGAACGCGGCCTTCGGGGAGCAGGGGGAGTACGGCGTCGGCGAGCAGGCGGCGCGGCTTCCGCATCCGTCGTTCGACGCGTACGAGGCCGCTGGGCACGTCTTCGACTTCCACGCGGCCGGTGGGCCGTACGACGCCTTCGATCATCATGTGCACACCGTCGCGCCCGAGGGCGAGCGGGACGACGGGACCAAGGGGCTCGCGGTGCTCTTCTGCGACCTCGACGGGTTCAAGTCGATCAACGACCGGTTCGGGCACAACGCGGGCGACGCCGTCCTCATCGAGGTGGCCCGGCGGCTCAGCCGGGGCGTGCGGGACGGCGACACCGTGGCGCGGCTCGGCGGGGACGAGTTCGTCGTCCTCGCCGACGGCCTCGGCCGCGCGGATGCCCAGGACCTCGCCGTACGCCTCCGCAACGAGATCATTCAGCCGATCAGGGTGGACGGCCGCGCGATGCGTGTCGGCGCCAGTTTCGGCATCGGATGGGCGCACTGCGGGATGACGGCGGACGAGGTGTTGAAATCAGCTGACGAGCGGATGTACGTCGAGAAACGATCTCGTCCCAGGCAACATCGGAGGGCCGGATAG